From Saccharomycodes ludwigii strain NBRC 1722 chromosome IV, whole genome shotgun sequence, one genomic window encodes:
- the SES1 gene encoding serine--tRNA ligase SES1 (similar to Saccharomyces cerevisiae YDR023W | SES1 | SEryl-tRNA Synthetase), translating into MLDINLFLEEKGGNPDLIRESQKARFASVELVDEIIADYKEWVKTKFQLDELNKKINKVQKEIGLKFKKKEDASALLAEKDTLNEEKKRLSEQEQKEDEDLKKKIFLVGNIVHPSVPVSNDEEKDNALIRTWKPAALEKIERVASATRFPAKLSHHEILLRLDGYDPERGVKISGHRGYFLRNYGVFLNQALINYGLSFLTSKGYCPIQAPVMMNKDVMAKTVQLSQFDEELYKVVDGDDEKYLIATSEQPISAYHSNEWFEKPQEQLPIRYAGFSSCFRREAGAHGKDAWGIFRVHAFEKIEQFVLTEPENSWQEFDRMIGNSEEFYQSLGLPYRVVGIVSGELNNAAAKKYDLEAWFPYQEEYKELVSCSNCTDYQSRNLEIRCGIKKKGDNEKKYVHCLNSTLCATERALCCVLENYQTEEGLKIPEVLRKYIPGEPDFIPYVKELPKNSTSNKKKATNTNK; encoded by the coding sequence ATGTTAGACATTaacttatttttagaagaaaaaggagGTAACCCAGATTTAATCAGGGAATCTCAAAAAGCTAGATTTGCTTCTGTTGAATTAGTCGACGAAATCATTGCTGATTATAAAGAATGGGTCAAAACTAAATTTCAACTAGATGAacttaacaaaaaaattaataaagtcCAAAAGGAAATCGggttaaaatttaaaaagaaagaagatgCTTCTGCACTTTTAGCTGAAAAAGATACATTaaatgaagaaaagaaaaggttGTCTgaacaagaacaaaaagaagatgaagatttgaaaaaaaaaatttttttggtggGTAACATTGTCCACCCAAGTGTTCCTGTTTCAAAcgatgaagaaaaagataatgCCTTAATTCGTACTTGGAAACCAGCTgctttggaaaaaattgaacGTGTTGCCTCTGCAACTAGGTTTCCTGCCAAATTATCACACCATGAAATTTTATTGAGATTAGATGGCTATGACCCAGAACGTGGTGTTAAAATCTCTGGCCATAGAGGTTATTTCTTGAGGAATTACGGTGTATTTTTGAACCAGGCTTTAATTAACTATGGTTTGAGTTTCTTAACCTCTAAAGGCTACTGCCCAATTCAAGCTCCAGTTATGATGAACAAAGATGTTATGGCCAAGACAGTCCAATTGAGTCAATTTGATGAAGAATTATACAAAGTTGTTGATGGTGAcgatgaaaaatatttgattgCTACATCTGAACAACCAATCAGTGCTTATCACTCTAATGAATGGTTTGAAAAACCCCAAGAACAATTGCCAATCAGATATGCTGGTTTCTCTTCATGTTTTAGAAGAGAAGCTGGTGCTCATGGTAAAGATGCATGGGGTATTTTTAGAGTCCAtgcttttgaaaaaattgaacaatttgttttaaCTGAGCCAGAAAATTCTTGGCAAGAATTTGATAGAATGATTGGTAACAGTGAAGAATTTTATCAATCTTTAGGATTACCATATCGTGTTGTTGGTATAGTTTCCGGTGAATTAAATAATGCCGCTGCTAAAAAGTATGATTTGGAAGCTTGGTTCCCATACCAAGAAGAATATAAAGAATTGGTTTCATGTTCAAACTGTACCGATTATCAATCAAGAAACTTGGAAATTAGATGCGGtattaaaaagaagggtgataatgaaaagaaatatgTCCATTGTTTAAACTCCACTTTGTGTGCCACTGAAAGAGCTTTATGTTGTGTTTTGGAAAACTATCAAACTGAAGAAGGTTTGAAAATTCCAGAAGTGTTAAGAAAGTATATTCCTGGCGAACCTGATTTTATCCCATATGTTAAGGaattaccaaaaaattCTACTTCCAACAAGAAGAAGGCcactaatactaataagTAA
- the ATG31 gene encoding Atg31p, with product MDNQNLITHQNKKPLILSILDENVLLNNSTTIKTNKFKKEEEPLYYLTNNIHYIFEDDDTATTSTPYNNINNDSDNNIENIITIDVDKDFNLLNADLLSDKYQLIDCVTSTTATSDTTGTVNNNKNTGTLQLKVLSEFKDFVIDPNNTQYDINDLIYIYKEQNKQLQKLLNK from the coding sequence ATGGATAACCAAAATCTGATAACacatcaaaataaaaaacctTTGATTCTAAGTATTCTAGatgaaaatgttttattaaataattctaCAACCATCAAAACcaataaattcaaaaaggaagaagaacctttgtattatttaacCAACAATATACATTACATttttgaagatgatgatacAGCTACTACAAGCACTCcctataataatattaacaacgacagcgataataatatagaaaACATAATTACCATAGATGTCGACaaagattttaatttattgaatGCCGATTTATTAAGTGATAAATATCAACTAATAGACTGTGTCACATCTACGACTGCCACTTCTGATACTACTGGCACcgttaataacaataaaaacactGGTACACTCCAACTAAAAGTCTTATCAGAATTTAAAGATTTTGTCATTGATCCCAACAATACTCAATATGATATTAATGATTTGATTTACATTTAtaaagaacaaaataaacaattacAGAAATTactcaataaataa
- the FAL1 gene encoding ATP-dependent RNA helicase FAL1 (similar to Saccharomyces cerevisiae YDR021W | FAL1 | eukaryotic translation initiation factor Four A Like), whose protein sequence is MSVPFNRELDAKIKFKKFKSATKNKALKVSPTFESMNLKPQLLRGIYSFGFEAPSAIQSRAITQIISGKDVIAQAQSGTGKTATFAISMLQVIDTSIKDTQTIILSPTRELATQICTVVGNLGDYMNVKTMALTGGKLVSGDLKKLSGGTGGVHIVSGTPGRCLDMIKRQVLSTRKIKMLVLDEADELLSETLGFKQQIYDIFAKLPTTVQVIVVSATMSKDILEITKKFISSDVVKILVKQDEISLDGIKQYHVNVGKEEWKFDTLCDLYDSLTINQCVIFCNTKKKVDWLTQQMLKNSFSVSSMHGDMKQEERDRVMNDFRSGNSRVLISTDVWARGIDVQQISLVINYDLPEITENYIHRIGRSGRFGRKGVAINFVTKEDISKLRQIERQYSVKIKPMPANIEELS, encoded by the coding sequence ATGTCTGTCCCATTTAATAGAGAACTGGAtgctaaaataaaattcaagaaatttaaatcggctactaaaaataaagcttTAAAAGTCAGTCCCACTTTTGAAAGTATGAATTTAAAACCACAACTATTGCGTGGTATATATAGTTTCGGCTTTGAAGCCCCTTCAGCAATTCAATCTAGGGCAATCACTCAAATTATCTCAGGTAAAGATGTAATAGCACAAGCACAATCAGGTACTGGTAAAACTGCGACATTTGCCATTAGTATGTTACAAGTCATAGACACTTCAATTAAAGATACACaaacaattattttatccCCAACTAGGGAACTAGCCACGCAAATTTGTACAGTTGTTGGCAATTTGGGTGATTACATGAATGTCAAAACTATGGCATTAACAGGCGGGAAATTAGTTTCTGGAgacttgaaaaaattatctgGAGGCACTGGTGGTGTGCATATAGTTAGTGGTACCCCTGGAAGATGTTTGGATATGATTAAAAGACAAGTCTTAtcaacaagaaaaattaaaatgttGGTTTTGGATGAAGCAGACGAATTATTAAGCGAAACATTGGGGTTTAAGCAGCAGAtatatgatatttttgCCAAATTACCAACCACCGTACAGGTTATTGTTGTATCTGCCACAATGAGTAAAGATATATTAGAAATTACTAAGAAATTTATAAGTAGTGATGTGGTAAAAATCTTAGTTAAACAAGATGAGATTAGTTTGGATGGTATCAAACAATATCATGTCAATGTGGGGAAAGAAGAATGGAAGTTTGATACATTGTGTGATTTGTATGATTCTCTAACGATTAATCAGTGTGTTATATTTTGCAacacaaagaaaaaggttGATTGGTTAACGCAACAAATGCTAAAGAATAGTTTTTCTGTAAGTTCAATGCACGGTGATATGaaacaagaagaaagagATCGTGTTATGAATGATTTTAGAAGCGGCAACTCGAGAGTATTGATATCAACGGATGTATGGGCCCGTGGTATTGATGTACAACAAATTTCTTTAGTTATAAATTATGACTTACCAGAAATAACGGAAAACTACATACATCGTATTGGTAGAAGCGGAAGATTTGGTCGTAAGGGTGTTGCTATTAATTTTGTGACGAAGGAAGATATATCCAAACTGAGACAAATTGAAAGACAATACTCTGTTAAAATTAAGCCTATGCCTGCCAACATTGAAGAATTGTCTTAG
- the DAS2 gene encoding putative uridine kinase DAS2 (similar to Saccharomyces cerevisiae YDR020C | DAS2 | Dst1-delta 6-Azauracil Sensitivity) encodes MTKYFISIGGGHFSGIHAITKTIKHKLGKIFPNYKITIIDLDELRSNEPTTMTYTDKDIDFIKLYKSLTEPNDTIFDEAEIILICGVYALYNPDINRIADLKIFMDSDSDTRLINLIQRSRRSISSGNPNQTERENISKQDAIDLEKAVNLYLNHLRPEWSQYIEPSRSNADMIVPISVSKETMIINDDTGNSVGSNNTQEAACMIFVDGIVRIIEDNEGRRNNESNDSGDSSTGNHNNSILNKQRQSSMIFPKLDFQRERLLVEQSRYLDMS; translated from the coding sequence ATgactaaatattttatttctatagGTGGTGGTCATTTTAGTGGTATTCACGCCATTAcgaaaacaataaaacacAAGTTAGGTAAAATATTTcctaattataaaataacaataatagattTAGATGAGCTAAGATCAAACGAGCCAACCACGATGACTTATACGGATAAAGACAtagattttattaaattatacaaaTCATTAACAGAGCCAAATGATACCATTTTTGATGAAGCTGAGATTATATTAATATGTGGTGTTTATGCTCTATATAACCCAGATATCAATCGTATAGCTGATTTAAAGATATTCATGGATAGCGATAGTGATACTAGGTTGattaatttaattcaaaGAAGTAGAAGATCTATATCCTCTGGAAATCCCAATCAAACTGAAAGAGAAAACATTTCTAAACAAGACGCTATTGATCTAGAAAAAGCCGttaatttgtatttaaaCCACTTGAGACCAGAATGGTCACAATATATCGAACCTAGTAGAAGTAATGCAGATATGATTGTACCAATTTCTGTCTCTAAAGAAACGATGATTATTAATGACGACACTGGTAACAGCGTTGGGAGTAACAATACACAGGAAGCTGCCTGTATGATATTTGTGGATGGTATAGTCAGAATTATAGAAGACAATgaaggaagaagaaataatGAAAGTAATGACAGTGGTGACAGTAGTACTGGTAAtcacaataatagtatattaaacaaacaaagaCAATCTTCTATGATATTTCCTAAATTAGATTTCCAAAGGGAAAGATTGTTGGTTGAGCAATCCCGGTATTTAGATATGAGCTAA
- the TCM62 gene encoding Tcm62p (similar to Saccharomyces cerevisiae YBR044C | TCM62 | TriCarboxylic acid cycle Mutant), which produces MMHRFQAVARRSIKTLHTPIITIKNDPAKRLDLLFYLNTLNKVLTSAQYNNTILYENRYKHIPEMITSKDSYKLHRLIEVMVENWEKKEILSKSTDPQTKLGKIGLRIFLDICANFNKDIDYLLATTLAVELLKIYVKIPTKETVDAIENVLTRMSVFLSENKLMLDLTSRASIDNICRKLFSKENSDVVIKTLEKLDYKLVSSDLVRVVRGKKFTTELEVNKGWKYYGGIKDNNPAYLRSLGISESSRNKLISLDETALVLFIDDKVLRDANKILPTLHYCNKEDKSLVIFINGDVKGDALNAISIHNNKSSRQNKKSKILIFNYVPGDHRGLEMTENYDFIKFCKLPKGSGSIYSQKFSEYVPSKITKDLYFGEIESVKATTLEAFLYNENDINGNECLRTTVTVHIGGSSELEIDQKRVELDTIFNDFLASALSDGVLPTYGVSLVKALSCINNVNKPLFIPIFAELMENSIKNVYKIDKFTASARVAKTLLLGDSTAMKNSETSNFGTAYLNDTFKKINMFEVGLLEPWKKIDNTLKAILSFIKMATTCDYFVTKVYKDRVK; this is translated from the coding sequence atgatgcATCGATTCCAAGCTGTGGCCAGAAGATCCATTAAGACATTGCACACACCAATAATcactattaaaaatgacCCTGCAAAGAGGTTAGATTTGCTATTTTACTTAAACACATTGAACAAGGTTTTAACCTCTGCCCAGTATAACAATACTATATTGTATGAGAATAGATACAAACATATACCTGAAATGATTACTTCTAAGGATTCCTACAAACTGCATAGATTAATTGAAGTAATGGTTGAAAATTgggagaaaaaagagatttTAAGTAAGTCCACAGATCCACAAACTAAGTTGGGGAAAATAGGCCTACGTATTTTCTTGGACATTTGTGCgaattttaataaagatattgatTATTTGTTGGCAACTACCTTAGCTGTTgagttattgaaaatatatgtTAAAATTCCTACCAAAGAAACTGTTGATGCAAttgaaaatgttttaacTAGAATGAGTGTATTTTTATCTGAGAACAAATTAATGCTAGATCTTACTTCTAGAGCCTCAATAGATAATATCTGTCGAAAACTTTTTTCGAAAGAAAACTCTGATGTAGTTATTAAGACTTTAGAAAAATTGGATTATAAATTAGTTTCCAGTGATTTGGTTAGAGTTGTTCGCGGTAAGAAATTTACTACTGAATTGGAAGTTAATAAAGGGTGGAAATATTATGGTGGgattaaagataataacCCAGCTTACTTGCGGTCGTTGGGAATAAGTGAATCGAGTcgtaataaattaatttcattaGATGAAACGGCActagttttatttattgacGATAAAGTATTAAGGGACGCAAATAAGATATTACCCACTTTACATTATTGTAACAAAGAGGATAAATCTTTGgtgatttttattaatggaGATGTTAAAGGGGATGCGTTGAATGCTATATCCAttcacaataataaatcttcaAGACAGAATAAAAAGTCcaaaattttgatttttaacTATGTGCCGGGAGACCATAGGGGTTTAGAAATGACCGAAAAttatgattttattaaattttgtaaattgCCCAAGGGGTCAGGAAGTATTTATAGTCAAAAATTTAGTGAATATGTTCCaagtaaaataacaaaggatttatattttggtGAAATTGAATCAGTTAAGGCAACAACACTTGAagcatttttatataatgaaaatgatattaacGGTAACGAGTGCTTACGTACTACAGTCACTGTTCATATTGGTGGCAGTAGTGAATTAGAAATTGATCAGAAAAGGGTTGAGTTGGatactatttttaatgattttttagCTAGTGCTTTAAGTGATGGTGTTTTGCCTACATATGGGGTTTCTTTAGTTAAAGCCTTATCATGCATTAATAACGTAAATAAACCACTTTTTATTCCGATATTTGCTGAGTTGATGGAAAATTCGATCAAGAATGTTTACAAGATAGATAAATTCACTGCTTCAGCCAGGGTAGCCAAAACTCTTTTATTAGGAGATAGCACTGCTATGAAGAATAGTGAAACTTCCAATTTTGGTACAGCATATTTGAACGacacttttaaaaaaattaacatgTTTGAAGTTGGATTATTAGAACCATGGAAGAAAATCGACAACACATTAAAAGCgattttatcatttattaaaa